AGCGCCATCGCCGCCCCCTGCGCCATGAACGGCAAGGTCGGATGTGCGGCATCCCCCAAAAGTGCCACGCCCTGACCATGCCAATGTGTTGCAACCGGATGGCGGAACAACCCCCAGAGATAGGTTTCTTCAACCTCGGCCAGCATAGCCTGCACCTCAGGGCCGAAATCGGCAAACGCCTTGCGCAGGTTGTCGGGGTCGTCGCGCAGGTTCCACCCCTCTTTCACCCAGCCGCGCTGCTCCTGCACCGCCACGATGTTGAGCAACGTGCTATCGCGCAACGGATAGCTCACCAAATGCCGCCCCGGTCCCATATGCACATGCGCCTCGGGTCCGCGCCCTGCCGGATTGGGAATCAGAGCGCGCCACGCCACCTGACCGGTGAAGAACGGCTCTTCCGACCCATTAAGAACCGGACGAACCCTCGATTGCAGCCCGTCAGCCCCGATGATCAGATCGGCCCGACGCTCGCCGCCGCCCGCGATATGCCCCGTCGGCTCATCGCCGTTATGCGCGTCAGCCACCCAATCAATCCGCGTGCCCAACTCGAACTCCACCCCGGCCTCGCGCGCGCCCTGCTCCAGCACGGCTATCAAATCGGCCCGATGGATGAAATAATACCGTTGATCCGCAAGCCGGGTGAGATCCAGCCGCGCCACATCGCTCCCGCGATAGTCCTTCAGAACCACCCCTTGCGCGCGCACGGCCCCGCCACTTTCCAGCGCCTGATCCAGCCCCAGACCGCGCAACACCGCCATGGCGTTCGGACTCATCTGAAGGCCCGCGCCCACTTCGCCAATCTCCGGCGCCTGTTCGATCACCTTGACGTGCGCGCCGCGCAAGGCCAGCGCACGCGCCACGCCCAGCCCGCCAATCCCGGCACCGATCACAATCGCCCTCAACCCGTTCAGCATCCCCAACTCACCCCATTTTACGAAAAACGCCGGAGCACATCGCCCCGGCGTTTTTACACATTTCCATCAACCCGGCCAAACGTCCGGCCACCGGCTCAATCGTCGCGATGCACCTTCTCGCGCCGCTCGTGCTGTTCCTGTGCTTCCAGGCTCATCTTGGCGATCGGCCGCGCATCAAGTCGCTTGAGCGAAATCGGCTCACCGGTGACTTCGCAATAACCGTATTCGCCTTCTTCGATCCGGCGCAGCGCGCTGTCGATCTTCGAGACCAGCTTGCGCTGACGATCACGGGTGCGCAATTCCAGCGCCCGGTCGGTTTCTTCGCTTGCGCGGTCGGACACGTCGGGAATGTTGCGGGTCTGCTCCTGCAACCCTTCGATCGTGTCGCGGCTGCCGTCCAG
This window of the Rhodobacteraceae bacterium LMO-JJ12 genome carries:
- the dksA gene encoding RNA polymerase-binding protein DksA; this translates as MKAETFLPDDYRPAEDEPFMNERQLEYFRRKLMNWREELLDGSRDTIEGLQEQTRNIPDVSDRASEETDRALELRTRDRQRKLVSKIDSALRRIEEGEYGYCEVTGEPISLKRLDARPIAKMSLEAQEQHERREKVHRDD
- a CDS encoding FAD-dependent monooxygenase; the encoded protein is MLNGLRAIVIGAGIGGLGVARALALRGAHVKVIEQAPEIGEVGAGLQMSPNAMAVLRGLGLDQALESGGAVRAQGVVLKDYRGSDVARLDLTRLADQRYYFIHRADLIAVLEQGAREAGVEFELGTRIDWVADAHNGDEPTGHIAGGGERRADLIIGADGLQSRVRPVLNGSEEPFFTGQVAWRALIPNPAGRGPEAHVHMGPGRHLVSYPLRDSTLLNIVAVQEQRGWVKEGWNLRDDPDNLRKAFADFGPEVQAMLAEVEETYLWGLFRHPVATHWHGQGVALLGDAAHPTLPFMAQGAAMALEDAWVLADSLAGAENIPAGLARYQERRRQRAERVINASTDNAWKYHLKFPPLRFVAQAVLRGGSHFFPDRMMRQFDWLYGYDVTRAT